Proteins encoded within one genomic window of [Enterobacter] lignolyticus SCF1:
- a CDS encoding sensor histidine kinase, giving the protein MYEFNLVLLLLQQMCVFLVIAWLMSKTRLFIPLMQVTVRLPHKFLCYVVFSIFCIMGTWFGLHIEDSIANTRAIGAVMGGLLGGPVVGGLVGLTGGLHRYSMGGMTALSCMISTIVEGLLGGLVHSVLVRRGRSDKVFNPLTAGAITFVAELVQMLIILLIARPFHDALHLVQSIAAPMMVTNTVGAALFMRILLDKRAMFEKYTSAFSATALKVAASTEGILRQGFNEENSMKVAQVLIQELDIGAVAITDREKLLAFTGIGDDHHLPGKPISSRYTQKAIDSGEVVYADGNEMPYRCSIHPNCKLGSTLVIPLRGENQKVIGTIKLYEAKNRLFSSINRTLGEGIAQLLSAQILAGQYERQKALLTQSEIKLLHAQVNPHFLFNALNTLMAVIRRDSEQAGQLVQYLSTFFRKNLKRPSEIVTLADELEHVNAYLQIEKARFQSRLQVSLFVPDALAHHKLPAFTLQPIVENAIKHGTSQLLGTGEISITASRLNDHLVLDIEDNAGLYQPTSQSGGLGMSLVDKRLRARFGDDCGITVTCEPERFTRITLRLPLEETAC; this is encoded by the coding sequence ATGTACGAGTTTAATCTGGTGCTGCTGCTGCTTCAGCAGATGTGCGTGTTTTTGGTTATTGCCTGGCTGATGAGCAAAACGCGGCTGTTCATCCCGCTGATGCAGGTGACCGTCCGGCTGCCGCATAAATTCCTCTGCTATGTCGTATTTTCCATTTTTTGCATTATGGGAACCTGGTTTGGTTTGCATATTGAAGACTCCATCGCCAATACCCGGGCTATCGGCGCGGTAATGGGCGGGCTGCTCGGCGGCCCGGTCGTCGGCGGGCTGGTTGGGCTTACCGGCGGGCTTCACCGTTACTCGATGGGCGGTATGACCGCCCTGAGCTGCATGATCTCCACCATTGTCGAAGGGCTGCTGGGCGGCCTGGTGCACAGCGTGCTGGTGCGTCGCGGCCGCAGCGACAAGGTGTTCAACCCGCTGACCGCAGGCGCCATCACCTTTGTGGCGGAGCTGGTGCAGATGCTGATCATTTTGCTTATCGCCCGGCCGTTTCACGACGCCCTGCATCTGGTGCAGAGCATCGCCGCGCCGATGATGGTGACCAATACCGTCGGCGCGGCCCTGTTTATGCGCATCCTGCTCGATAAGCGGGCGATGTTTGAGAAGTACACCTCGGCGTTCTCCGCCACCGCGCTGAAGGTGGCGGCCTCGACGGAGGGGATACTGCGCCAGGGGTTTAACGAAGAAAACAGCATGAAGGTCGCCCAGGTGCTGATCCAGGAGCTGGACATCGGCGCGGTGGCGATAACCGACCGGGAAAAGCTGCTGGCGTTTACCGGCATCGGCGACGATCACCATCTGCCCGGTAAGCCCATCTCCTCGCGCTATACGCAGAAAGCCATCGACAGCGGCGAGGTGGTGTACGCCGACGGCAACGAAATGCCGTACCGCTGCTCTATTCACCCCAACTGCAAGCTGGGCTCGACGCTGGTTATCCCGCTGCGCGGTGAAAACCAGAAGGTGATTGGTACCATCAAGCTCTATGAGGCGAAAAACCGCCTGTTCAGCTCTATCAACCGCACGCTGGGCGAGGGGATTGCGCAGCTGCTGTCGGCGCAGATCCTCGCCGGGCAGTACGAGCGGCAAAAGGCGCTGCTGACGCAGTCGGAGATCAAGCTGCTGCACGCCCAGGTGAACCCCCATTTTCTGTTCAACGCCCTGAATACGCTGATGGCGGTGATCCGCCGCGACAGCGAGCAGGCCGGACAGCTGGTGCAGTACCTCTCGACCTTTTTTCGCAAGAACCTCAAACGCCCGTCGGAAATCGTCACCCTCGCGGATGAGCTTGAGCACGTGAATGCCTATCTGCAGATTGAGAAAGCGCGCTTTCAGTCGCGCCTGCAGGTGTCGCTGTTTGTGCCGGATGCGCTCGCCCATCATAAGCTGCCGGCGTTTACCCTGCAGCCGATCGTCGAAAATGCCATCAAGCACGGCACCTCGCAGCTGCTGGGGACGGGCGAAATCAGTATCACCGCCAGCCGCTTGAACGATCATCTGGTGCTGGATATTGAAGACAACGCCGGCCTGTACCAGCCGACATCGCAGTCCGGGGGACTCGGTATGAGCCTGGTGGACAAACGGCTGCGCGCCCGCTTTGGCGACGACTGCGGCATTACCGTGACCTGCGAGCCGGAGCGCTTTACCCGTATCACTCTGCGACTGCCTCTGGAGGAGACTGCATGCTAA